The window TGGAACTCATCCATACAAGCAGAGATGTAAGTGGACGCAGTCAACCGCTGccccccttttttttggttctttttggtttcttccaAATTCATCGGGTATCGATACACATTGCTTTGCTCGTGATCGGTCGAATCGGCCGTGCATTGTCGTACAGTAGAAGGGGGAGTAATAACATGAATAGATGGTGGATATCACGGTGCGGTTTACTCGCCGCTCATCGACCAGCTAGGCTGGTTATGGTTGTTGCGCAGGTCGTGGTTGTTGCGCGAATAAGCAGGCTTGCTGGGCTGGGGCGACACATCATACGATTCCCAGTTCGCCTCCATCATCTTGACGGCCTTCTGGCGGTCCTCGGGAACAGGGTAGTTCTCCGAATTGCCGGTCGTGCTCGGGGGCGGCGAGTCATCGGTCATCTCGTAATGCGGGCCAAAGTCCTTCCGGCGGCTCTGGGTGTTGGCCACATTGGACAGGGGCTGCTGGCGCGCAATCTCCCTCTCGGTGGGCGCGGCCTCGCCGTTCTCATCCCACAGACGGTTCTCGTACAGCTTCTGGCCGCGGTTCTGGTAGGCGGAGATGACACGGCCCGAGTCATCTTCCCCGTTGTCGTCGGTCATTTCGAAGTGAACATTAGCGTCAGGACGGGGCTGAGGGACGGCAGGCTTGCGTGGCGGGGCCTCGGTGCCCTCGTCCTGATCACTCCAGCCGAAATTGCGGACTTCCTGGGAGTAGGGAGCGCGCGTTGTGGACTTCTCGGGGGCCGTGAAGTCACTGAAATCCCACTGCGACTGGTGACGCGACTTGCCGGATCGGGAGGTTGCCTTGCTCTGGTTCTCAACAGCTTCGCCGCCAATATCAAAGTGGCCGTACTTGCGGGGGTCGCTCTTGTACATTGATCGGTTCTCGCCCGGGTTGCGCTCGTCAGCCATCACGTCCTCATCGCCCCAGATCCGGTTGGGGTTAGATCGACCCGCACCAGCCTTGGGAGCAGCCGACCTGGTTGGCGAGTCGGGGTAAACttgctcatcatcaccgacgaACAGCTCGCCGTATTGACGGGCAGCAGGCCTCGCGGCCGAAGGAGCATAGGGGCGCATTGGCTCACGGGACTCGGCCTCCTTGTTCGGCGACAGCATATCATACAGAGATTCTTGCGCGTACGGGTCTCGGGTAATCCGCTtgttgggggaggagggtctGGCAGCCTCCGGAGCATCCCTCTGCGCAGAGGCCGGTCGCGAGGAAGGGGCGGGAGCAGACGTGTTCTGTTGCTCGCGTGCCGCGTCCGCCTTGCTGGGCGACAAGAGATCGAACAGAGAATCAGCCGCATACGGATCCTTGATGTGTCTCTTCTGTGGGGAGGCCGGTCGATGCGGCAGGTCGCTCGTCTCGCCAcgctgcgacggcggcgcagccGACTTGGCAGCCTCAGCAGCCTTGATGTAACGAATCTGGTCCTTCGCGTCACGAATGGGCCAATTGCGACCACTCGACCCGATCACCTCGGCTTGTTTGAGCAGGGAGGCCTGGTCCCAATAAATGCGGACCTGCTGGATCTCATTCTCGGAATTGAAGTTGACAATGTGGACCTGCAGAGGGTTATTAGCGCCGCGCGTCGGAGAATAATTTCTCTTGTTTACTTACCGTGGGGAAAGTGACGACACGATCGATTATGAAGTTATCGTCGATTGAGGAGAGCCAGGCGCCTCCGCCCTCCAGGAATTGAACCTTGGTTTCGATATCCAGACACAAGGAGTGGGTACCCTCGACGACGCTGAGGACGTTCTcggacttcttcttggcAATGCTGGCTTGTCGCGACAGGTGCGTGATGACGGCATCTGGCCGGTCGAactgggtggtggaggtaACATAGATGAGCGAGATGTCGGCCGCCAGTGGGGCCGACTGAGGGCGTGCCAGGAATTGCTGGTAAACGTCCTGAAGGTAGGTCATGGTGCTGACCGGGGGGGGAGATGAAAGCAGGGGAAGTAAGACGTGGTTGTAGACAAGAGGAAAGTGAGGGGTTTGTTGTTTACAGTCAGGGGCAGAAACGCGGTGGTTAGCGTGGAGGGGAATGACGAACTGCAGCACCGCCTAACAACACAACGGTTCG of the Penicillium psychrofluorescens genome assembly, chromosome: 1 genome contains:
- a CDS encoding uncharacterized protein (ID:PFLUO_002092-T1.cds;~source:funannotate) translates to MTYLQDVYQQFLARPQSAPLAADISLIYVTSTTQFDRPDAVITHLSRQASIAKKKSENVLSVVEGTHSLCLDIETKVQFLEGGGAWLSSIDDNFIIDRVVTFPTVHIVNFNSENEIQQVRIYWDQASLLKQAEVIGSSGRNWPIRDAKDQIRYIKAAEAAKSAAPPSQRGETSDLPHRPASPQKRHIKDPYAADSLFDLLSPSKADAAREQQNTSAPAPSSRPASAQRDAPEAARPSSPNKRITRDPYAQESLYDMLSPNKEAESREPMRPYAPSAARPAARQYGELFVGDDEQVYPDSPTRSAAPKAGAGRSNPNRIWGDEDVMADERNPGENRSMYKSDPRKYGHFDIGGEAVENQSKATSRSGKSRHQSQWDFSDFTAPEKSTTRAPYSQEVRNFGWSDQDEGTEAPPRKPAVPQPRPDANVHFEMTDDNGEDDSGRVISAYQNRGQKLYENRLWDENGEAAPTEREIARQQPLSNVANTQSRRKDFGPHYEMTDDSPPPSTTGNSENYPVPEDRQKAVKMMEANWESYDVSPQPSKPAYSRNNHDLRNNHNQPSWSMSGE